A genomic window from Ruminiclostridium cellulolyticum H10 includes:
- a CDS encoding TetR/AcrR family transcriptional regulator has protein sequence MTTRTKQAIATKNKIYKCGENLIRKNGFDAVTVEQIAKKAGVSVGTYYYYYESKMDLLREAFNKADKYFLEQVEGKLTETGCKKRIVEFFDMYAEYTLKDGIDVIKKFYTSENKMFIVDGRGMQNVLINIIKVGQKNNEISNDSAPEALTKMLFVVARGIIFDWCLHDGKTDLKAEMKSIIEIMVKQL, from the coding sequence ATGACGACAAGAACCAAGCAGGCAATTGCAACAAAAAACAAAATATATAAATGCGGAGAAAATCTAATTCGGAAAAATGGCTTTGATGCTGTAACAGTAGAACAGATTGCAAAAAAAGCCGGTGTATCGGTAGGTACATACTATTATTATTATGAATCCAAAATGGATCTTTTAAGAGAAGCATTCAATAAGGCTGATAAGTATTTCCTGGAACAAGTAGAAGGTAAATTAACCGAAACAGGATGCAAAAAGCGAATAGTAGAGTTTTTTGACATGTATGCAGAATATACTTTGAAAGATGGGATTGATGTGATAAAAAAGTTTTATACATCAGAAAACAAAATGTTCATTGTTGATGGCAGGGGTATGCAGAACGTTTTAATAAATATTATTAAAGTCGGGCAAAAAAATAATGAAATAAGTAATGATTCAGCCCCGGAAGCTTTGACGAAGATGCTATTTGTTGTTGCAAGAGGTATTATATTTGATTGGTGTTTGCACGATGGAAAAACTGATTTGAAAGCCGAAATGAAAAGCATTATCGAAATAATGGTAAAACAACTCTAG